A window of Oryza glaberrima chromosome 2, OglaRS2, whole genome shotgun sequence genomic DNA:
CCGGCGGATGTGGACGGGCGGTGGCGGTTGCGGGTTCGGTGAGGAAGGCGACGAGTCTGGTGGGGATGAGACTGAGTGAGGTGGACAGATAAGCTGGGGCCGCGGGTCCCCCGCTGGGCCGAGGGATGATCCGGCCCATTACGGGAGAAAGCCCAAACGGCCCGTGAGCCCATCATCTGGGACGCGGAGCGAGCAagcccaccaccacccacccTGCCTCGCTCGTTGCCGGCGAGCGACGCGGCGACGCGCCATGGATTTGCGCGACGCGGAAGCCTCGGCGGCGCGTCGGGTTCTCCTCGTTTTGGGGGCGCATGTGCGCTGGCGCGCGAGAAGCGGCGAGGGAGAAGGCCGATGGCCACCCATGCCATGCGCCTCCTCCATCTTCGTCGTGTGGGGGTGAGACTGAGAGGAGGGGGGGCGCTccgaggacgccggcgagcgaggcgAGCAGCCAACCGCGCATAAGTTTAAGGGCAGCCAGCCATGAGCCACCCTCCGAGATCCGGATCTCCGCGCCTGCGTACCATCGATCTGGCAACGAAGCGGCCTGCAGCGGAGCAGCGCGgcagggaggaagaagggaggaggagggggaggaagaggaggagatggtgcacgggACGCTGGAGGTGCTGCTCGTCGAGGCCAAGGGCCTCGAGAACACCGATTACCTGTGTACGCATCAGCTTATAATTCCTAATCCTTAAACGCATTTGCTTATTACGAGTAGCATATCCTTAATTTTGGTAGGAGGAATATCAAGATACTTCCGGGTGATTGGGGAATTTAATTGCGTTGCTAATCATGATCGATGCATCGCTTTAATTGGGGCTAACATTTTGTGTTGAGGAACATGATACTAGtactgctagctagctgcttacTTCTGAGTGATGTATCTGTAATGACTAATGAGGTCCATTCTCTTCTCTATCGATGGGGACCGGGTCATTGGGGCTATTAATTACG
This region includes:
- the LOC127763302 gene encoding elicitor-responsive protein 3-like, encoding MCAGAREAAREKADGHPCHAPPPSSSCGGETERRGGAPRTPASEASSQPRISLRAASHEPPSEIRISAPAYHRSGNEAACSGAARQGGRREEEGEEEEEMVHGTLEVLLVEAKGLENTDYLCNMDPYAVLKCRSQEQRSSIASGKGSNPEWNENFVFTVSDKATELLIKLLDSDTGSADDFVGEATIPLEAVYTEGSIPPTLYNVVKDEHYCGEIKVGLTFTPEDVRQRGLPEDFGGWKQSR